The following proteins come from a genomic window of Streptomyces sp. NBC_01716:
- a CDS encoding TIGR02611 family protein: protein MHAESDERGDVVVPTTVKSTGELTEEPPERALGSRAPGFIKGSKTLHMSWQVGVFVVGLAVVGVGVVLLPLPGPGWLIIFGGMAIWATEFVWAQLVLRWTRRKVTEAAQKALDPKVRRRNIILTTVGLVIMAVLAGIYLWKFGFVMPWKIDQ, encoded by the coding sequence ATGCATGCGGAGAGTGACGAGCGGGGGGATGTCGTCGTACCGACGACAGTGAAATCCACGGGGGAATTGACCGAGGAGCCGCCGGAGCGAGCGCTTGGCTCACGCGCTCCGGGCTTTATCAAGGGTTCGAAGACGCTCCATATGAGCTGGCAGGTCGGCGTATTCGTCGTCGGGCTCGCGGTGGTCGGCGTGGGTGTCGTGCTGCTGCCGCTGCCCGGTCCCGGGTGGCTCATAATCTTCGGCGGTATGGCGATCTGGGCGACCGAATTCGTCTGGGCACAACTGGTGCTCCGGTGGACGCGGCGCAAGGTCACCGAGGCGGCGCAGAAAGCGCTCGATCCCAAGGTGCGCCGGCGCAACATCATCCTGACGACCGTCGGTCTGGTGATCATGGCCGTACTGGCCGGCATTTACCTGTGGAAGTTCGGATTCGTCATGCCCTGGAAGATCGACCAGTGA
- a CDS encoding SCO7613 C-terminal domain-containing membrane protein, giving the protein MENLPRPAEELAVLDRELARIEARRAQLLARRSYLLTLLTAVAPPARPVPAARPAARTPETSPPSVQNALLALGGVLLTVAAVAFTVVSWGSMGIGGRSVVLGTVTLAALATPVLLLRRSLAATAEAVGALALVLTVLDSYALNRAAMPGADPLGYTATACAVLAALWAAYGLLVSRLRTPLPAAVLIAQLPLPLWALAAGASELTLAWALLATAAADAAIVLWTRPSPARSIAGVTAWVTGGWALLMAVALSVTAGTPLDAAGPGLLLLAGAGLGLFAAMRVPDVSFAGGLVAGLAAVAATGGLPRPSVPLGWAVVGYLLCGAALLTAVRAPLPRMAVRGLGAAAGAVVAGAVLWTLPSVALTVLGPASLAEDIWSGSPGSARQAVGTDPGWSAMATAPLVLLIAAGLLAVAYRHLPASVRPAALGGATALAWAALLVLPGALDLGYAAAVATHLALTAGALTLAVRPRPPAALSAVPTTAVVCALAGAASVSLLALATQPATLITLGVLLALLCGGAVALNPAVTEADKDTGTDSARAAFPARSFQALLTCVAVATAVALLCALCASAGLPRERTALVVLAVPAVVALLAARLRGRPVALPMELTSAGAGPLAVILATGHPETVALVLALCGVVAAGTALRPDRRPAAGYLAAVLFVLATWVRLYASDVSTPEAYTLPATVPALVVGFLRRRGDLEASSWTAYGPGLAATLLPSLAAAWGDTHWLRPLALGVAALAVTLVGARLRLQALLVIGGGVLALDTLHELAPYVVQAVGALPRWLPPALAGLLLLALGATYERRLHDARRLRRSLGRMR; this is encoded by the coding sequence ATGGAGAACCTTCCGCGACCGGCCGAGGAGCTCGCGGTCCTCGATCGCGAGCTGGCCCGAATCGAGGCGCGCAGAGCACAGTTGCTCGCCCGCAGGTCCTATCTGCTGACGCTGCTGACAGCGGTGGCACCACCGGCGCGGCCGGTCCCGGCGGCGCGGCCCGCCGCCCGGACGCCCGAGACGTCCCCGCCGAGCGTGCAGAACGCCCTGCTCGCCCTGGGCGGTGTCCTGCTGACCGTCGCGGCCGTCGCCTTCACCGTGGTCAGCTGGGGCTCCATGGGCATCGGCGGCCGGTCCGTCGTGCTGGGCACCGTCACCCTGGCCGCGCTCGCCACCCCGGTCCTTCTGCTGCGCCGCTCCCTGGCCGCGACCGCCGAAGCCGTCGGCGCTCTGGCTCTGGTCCTGACGGTCCTCGACTCCTACGCCCTGAACCGCGCCGCGATGCCCGGCGCGGATCCGCTCGGCTACACGGCCACCGCCTGCGCCGTACTGGCCGCGCTCTGGGCGGCGTACGGACTGCTGGTCAGCCGGCTGCGTACGCCGCTGCCCGCCGCGGTCCTCATCGCCCAACTCCCCCTGCCGCTCTGGGCGCTGGCCGCCGGCGCGAGCGAACTCACCCTCGCGTGGGCGCTGCTGGCGACCGCCGCCGCCGACGCGGCGATCGTGCTGTGGACCAGGCCCTCGCCTGCCAGGTCGATCGCGGGCGTCACCGCGTGGGTGACCGGCGGCTGGGCGCTGCTGATGGCGGTCGCGCTCTCGGTGACCGCCGGCACCCCGCTCGACGCCGCCGGGCCCGGCCTGCTGCTGCTCGCCGGAGCCGGTCTTGGTCTCTTCGCCGCCATGCGCGTGCCGGACGTCTCGTTCGCCGGCGGCCTGGTGGCCGGTCTGGCCGCGGTCGCCGCGACGGGCGGTCTGCCGCGCCCCTCCGTACCGCTCGGCTGGGCCGTCGTCGGGTATCTGCTGTGCGGCGCGGCCCTGTTGACGGCCGTACGGGCTCCGCTGCCCCGCATGGCGGTGCGCGGGCTCGGCGCCGCGGCCGGAGCTGTCGTGGCCGGGGCCGTCCTGTGGACGCTGCCCTCGGTGGCCTTGACGGTGCTCGGCCCGGCGTCCCTGGCGGAGGACATCTGGTCGGGCTCACCGGGCAGCGCGCGGCAGGCGGTCGGGACGGATCCGGGGTGGTCCGCGATGGCCACGGCGCCACTGGTGCTCCTGATCGCCGCCGGCCTCCTCGCCGTCGCGTACCGCCATCTGCCCGCCTCCGTACGACCCGCCGCGCTCGGCGGTGCGACGGCGCTCGCCTGGGCCGCGCTGCTGGTGCTTCCCGGGGCGCTGGACCTCGGGTACGCGGCGGCGGTGGCGACTCATCTCGCGCTGACGGCGGGCGCGTTGACGCTCGCGGTGCGCCCACGTCCGCCGGCCGCGCTGTCGGCGGTCCCGACGACGGCCGTGGTCTGCGCGCTGGCCGGCGCGGCGAGCGTCTCGCTGCTGGCCCTGGCCACGCAGCCGGCCACGCTGATCACCCTCGGGGTACTGCTCGCCCTGCTCTGCGGCGGCGCGGTGGCCCTGAACCCGGCCGTGACCGAAGCCGACAAGGACACCGGCACCGATTCCGCCCGCGCCGCCTTCCCGGCGCGGTCCTTCCAGGCGCTCCTCACCTGCGTCGCCGTCGCGACAGCCGTCGCGCTGCTGTGCGCGCTCTGCGCGTCCGCCGGGCTGCCGCGCGAGCGCACCGCACTGGTCGTCCTCGCCGTGCCCGCCGTCGTCGCGCTGCTCGCCGCGCGCCTGCGCGGCCGTCCGGTGGCCCTGCCGATGGAGCTGACGTCGGCCGGGGCCGGTCCCCTCGCGGTCATCCTCGCCACCGGCCACCCGGAGACCGTCGCCCTCGTGCTCGCCCTCTGCGGAGTCGTGGCCGCGGGCACCGCGCTGCGCCCGGACCGCCGCCCGGCGGCCGGGTATCTCGCGGCGGTGCTGTTCGTACTGGCCACCTGGGTGCGGCTGTACGCCTCCGACGTGTCGACCCCCGAGGCGTACACCCTCCCGGCGACCGTCCCCGCGCTCGTCGTGGGCTTCCTGCGGCGCCGCGGCGACCTGGAGGCGTCGTCCTGGACGGCGTACGGCCCCGGCCTCGCCGCGACGCTCCTGCCGAGCCTCGCCGCCGCCTGGGGCGACACGCACTGGCTCCGCCCGCTGGCGCTGGGGGTCGCCGCGCTCGCGGTCACCCTCGTCGGCGCCCGGCTGAGGCTCCAGGCGCTGCTGGTCATCGGCGGCGGCGTGCTCGCCCTGGACACGCTGCACGAGCTGGCGCCGTACGTCGTCCAGGCCGTCGGCGCCCTGCCCCGCTGGCTGCCGCCCGCACTCGCCGGACTGCTGCTCCTGGCCCTGGGCGCGACGTACGAACGGCGCCTGCACGACGCCAGACGGCTGCGGCGGTCGCTGGGCCGGATGCGCTGA
- a CDS encoding SRPBCC family protein translates to MDWHHYRFRSVWDLDAAPDTVFGVLERAGEYPDWWPQIREVIPVDERGGTARFRSVIPYDLFVHARESRNDPRARVLEIAMTGDLEGWARWTLSARGSGTRALYEQEVDVNKPLLRRFAVPGRPFFLANHALMMRAGRRGLRKVLAGRHTV, encoded by the coding sequence ATGGACTGGCATCACTACCGCTTCCGCAGCGTCTGGGATCTCGACGCCGCCCCGGACACCGTGTTCGGCGTGCTGGAACGGGCCGGTGAGTACCCCGACTGGTGGCCCCAGATCCGGGAGGTGATCCCCGTCGACGAGCGCGGCGGGACGGCCCGGTTCCGGTCGGTGATTCCGTACGACCTCTTCGTCCACGCCCGCGAGAGCAGGAACGACCCGCGTGCCCGCGTCCTCGAAATCGCGATGACCGGCGATCTCGAAGGCTGGGCGCGCTGGACCCTGAGCGCCCGGGGCAGCGGCACCCGTGCCCTGTACGAGCAGGAGGTCGACGTCAACAAGCCGCTGCTGCGGCGCTTCGCCGTGCCCGGCCGGCCCTTCTTCCTCGCCAATCACGCGCTGATGATGCGGGCGGGGCGGCGGGGGCTGCGGAAGGTCCTCGCGGGCCGTCATACCGTTTGA
- a CDS encoding exonuclease domain-containing protein — MTHWYEGPLAAFDIETTGTDAEEDRIVSAALVVQDISGSRARVTRWLVNPGIPVPVEATEVHGLTDALVQRTGRWPAPVIEEVGRGLAEQCMAGRPLVVMNAPFGLTLLDREMRRHRGSSMARYLENAPFCVLDPGVLDRHLDPVRKGRRRLVDLCSLYGVMLDGSHDAAADAVAALEVVRSLGRRFATTTQQLTAAQLHARQAVWHAAQSRGRPEWFARGGSRAAAGPAWPLRPQMPVVA, encoded by the coding sequence ATGACGCACTGGTACGAGGGCCCCCTGGCCGCATTCGACATCGAGACGACGGGCACCGACGCCGAGGAGGACCGGATAGTCTCGGCCGCCCTCGTCGTCCAGGACATATCGGGCTCCCGGGCCCGGGTCACCCGCTGGCTGGTCAACCCGGGGATCCCGGTGCCGGTCGAGGCGACCGAAGTGCACGGTCTCACCGACGCGTTGGTCCAGCGCACGGGCCGCTGGCCGGCTCCGGTGATCGAGGAGGTCGGGCGGGGACTCGCCGAGCAGTGCATGGCGGGCCGGCCGCTGGTGGTGATGAACGCGCCGTTCGGTCTGACACTGCTCGACCGCGAGATGCGGCGCCATCGCGGCTCGTCCATGGCGCGGTATCTGGAGAACGCGCCGTTCTGCGTCCTGGATCCGGGCGTGCTCGACCGGCATCTCGATCCCGTCCGCAAGGGCCGGCGGCGGCTGGTCGACCTCTGTTCGCTGTACGGGGTGATGCTGGACGGCTCGCACGACGCCGCGGCCGACGCGGTGGCGGCGCTGGAGGTGGTCCGGTCGCTGGGGCGCCGGTTCGCCACGACGACACAGCAGCTCACCGCGGCCCAGTTGCACGCCAGGCAGGCGGTCTGGCACGCGGCGCAGTCGCGCGGCCGGCCGGAGTGGTTCGCGCGGGGCGGCTCACGTGCGGCGGCCGGCCCGGCGTGGCCGCTGCGGCCCCAAATGCCCGTGGTGGCCTGA
- the thrS gene encoding threonine--tRNA ligase: MSDVRVTIERDSEREERVVTTGTTAADLFPGERTVVAARVGGELKDLSYEVADGETVEPVEISSEDGLNILRHSTAHVMAQAVQELFPEAKLGIGPPIKDGFYYDFDVAEPFTPDDIKAVEKKMQEIQKRGQRFSRRVTTDEDARVELAGEPYKIELIGLKGKAADAAEGASAEVGAGELTIYDNLDAKTGELCWKDLCRGPHLPTTRNIPAFKLMRSAAAYWRGSEKNPQLQRIYGTAWPSKEELKAHLDFLAEAERRDHRRLGSELDLFSFPDELGSGLAVFHPKGGVIRKEMEQYSRHRHEVSGYEFVNTPHISKKKLFETSGHLPHYADGMFPPMEFDGQDYYLKAMNCPMHNLIFKARGRSYRELPLRLFEFGTVYRYEKSGVVHGLTRSRGFTQDDAHIYCTKEEMPQELDSLLTFVLELLRDYGLSEFELELSTRDPDSDKFMGEDAEWEEATAALQQAADKQGLPLVPDPGGAAYYGPKISVQAKDAIGRSWQMSTIQVDFQQPKRFELEYTASDGTKQQPVMIHRALFGSIERFFAVLLEHYAGAFPAWLAPVQAVGIPVGDAHVPYLQEFAERAKAKGLRVEVDASADRMQKKIRNHQKAKTPFMIIVGDEDVANGAVSFRYRDGTQKNGIPADEALAELLDVVERRVQV; encoded by the coding sequence GTGTCAGATGTCCGCGTGACCATCGAACGCGATTCCGAGCGGGAAGAGCGCGTGGTGACGACGGGCACTACGGCGGCCGACCTCTTCCCCGGCGAGCGCACCGTGGTCGCCGCCCGGGTGGGCGGCGAGCTGAAGGACCTTTCTTACGAGGTCGCCGACGGCGAGACCGTCGAGCCCGTGGAGATCTCCTCCGAGGACGGCCTGAACATCCTGCGCCACTCCACCGCGCATGTCATGGCGCAGGCCGTGCAGGAGCTGTTCCCCGAGGCCAAGCTGGGTATCGGTCCGCCGATCAAGGACGGCTTCTACTACGACTTCGACGTCGCCGAGCCCTTCACCCCCGACGACATCAAGGCCGTCGAGAAGAAGATGCAGGAGATCCAGAAGCGCGGCCAGCGGTTCTCCCGGCGGGTCACCACCGACGAGGACGCGCGCGTGGAGCTGGCCGGCGAGCCGTACAAGATCGAGCTGATCGGGCTCAAGGGCAAGGCCGCGGACGCCGCCGAGGGCGCGTCCGCGGAGGTCGGCGCCGGTGAGCTGACGATCTACGACAACCTCGACGCCAAGACCGGTGAGCTGTGCTGGAAGGACCTGTGCCGGGGCCCGCACCTGCCCACCACCCGTAACATCCCGGCCTTCAAGCTGATGCGCTCGGCGGCCGCCTACTGGCGCGGCAGCGAGAAGAACCCGCAGCTCCAGCGGATCTACGGCACCGCGTGGCCGTCCAAGGAAGAGCTCAAGGCCCACCTCGACTTCCTCGCCGAGGCCGAGCGCCGCGACCACCGCAGGCTGGGCAGTGAGCTGGACCTGTTCTCCTTCCCCGACGAGCTGGGCTCCGGTCTCGCGGTCTTCCACCCCAAGGGCGGGGTGATCCGCAAGGAGATGGAGCAGTACTCGCGCCATCGCCACGAGGTGTCCGGGTACGAGTTCGTCAACACCCCGCACATCTCGAAGAAGAAGCTCTTCGAGACCTCCGGGCACCTGCCGCACTACGCGGACGGCATGTTCCCGCCCATGGAGTTCGACGGCCAGGACTACTACCTCAAGGCCATGAACTGCCCGATGCACAACCTGATCTTCAAGGCGCGCGGGCGGTCCTACCGCGAGCTGCCGCTGCGCCTGTTCGAGTTCGGCACGGTCTACCGCTACGAGAAGTCCGGTGTCGTGCACGGCCTCACCCGCTCCCGCGGCTTCACCCAGGACGACGCGCACATCTACTGCACCAAGGAGGAGATGCCGCAGGAGCTGGACTCCCTGCTCACCTTCGTGCTGGAGCTGCTGCGCGACTACGGCCTGTCCGAGTTCGAGCTCGAACTGTCCACCCGGGACCCGGATTCGGACAAGTTCATGGGCGAGGACGCGGAGTGGGAGGAGGCCACGGCGGCGCTCCAGCAGGCCGCGGACAAGCAGGGTCTGCCGCTCGTTCCCGACCCGGGCGGCGCCGCGTACTACGGGCCCAAGATCTCCGTCCAGGCCAAGGACGCCATCGGCAGGTCCTGGCAGATGTCGACCATCCAGGTCGACTTCCAGCAGCCGAAGCGGTTCGAGCTGGAGTACACCGCGTCCGACGGCACCAAGCAGCAGCCGGTCATGATCCACCGGGCGCTCTTCGGCTCGATCGAGCGTTTCTTCGCCGTGCTCCTGGAGCACTACGCGGGCGCGTTCCCGGCCTGGCTGGCGCCCGTCCAGGCGGTCGGCATCCCGGTCGGCGACGCGCATGTGCCCTACCTCCAGGAGTTCGCGGAGCGGGCGAAGGCCAAGGGGCTGCGTGTCGAGGTGGACGCGTCGGCGGACCGGATGCAGAAGAAGATCCGCAACCACCAGAAGGCCAAGACGCCGTTCATGATCATCGTTGGTGACGAGGACGTCGCCAACGGCGCGGTGTCCTTCCGCTACCGGGACGGCACGCAGAAGAACGGCATCCCGGCCGACGAGGCGCTCGCGGAGCTGCTGGACGTCGTGGAGCGCCGCGTACAGGTCTGA
- a CDS encoding potassium channel family protein — translation MHVRNRANRLRDWERRAELPLLIASLLFLACYAVLVLNHSRDPLLGDVALSVLLAVWALFACDYAVRLMLSGQGARFVTKHWLDTVVLLLPLLRPVRIVSTYVTLQRRRDQPRLSLYGRVMSYAGVTAVLLSFACALAVYQQERGAPGASIRTFGDSVWWACSAITTVGYGDVTPVTPLGRLFAVFLMVCGLALLGAVTGSFSSWLIQVFGREDRTTTADQDPSGGRGESAERPPEG, via the coding sequence ATGCATGTCCGGAACCGAGCGAACCGCCTGCGTGACTGGGAGCGGCGCGCCGAACTGCCCCTGCTCATCGCCTCGCTGCTCTTCCTCGCCTGTTACGCGGTGCTGGTGCTGAACCACAGCCGCGATCCGCTCCTCGGCGATGTCGCGCTGAGCGTCCTGCTCGCCGTCTGGGCGCTGTTCGCCTGTGACTACGCGGTACGTCTGATGCTGAGCGGCCAGGGTGCCCGCTTCGTCACGAAGCACTGGCTCGACACGGTCGTCCTTCTGCTGCCCCTGCTGCGCCCGGTGCGGATCGTGAGCACGTATGTGACGCTCCAGCGCCGCCGTGACCAGCCGCGGCTGAGTCTGTACGGGCGGGTGATGTCGTACGCGGGCGTGACGGCCGTGCTGCTCAGCTTCGCCTGCGCGCTCGCGGTCTACCAGCAGGAGCGCGGTGCGCCCGGGGCCAGCATCCGGACCTTCGGGGACTCGGTGTGGTGGGCGTGCTCGGCGATCACCACGGTCGGGTACGGCGATGTCACCCCGGTGACGCCGCTGGGCCGGCTGTTCGCGGTCTTTCTGATGGTCTGCGGTCTGGCGCTGCTGGGCGCGGTGACCGGTTCGTTCTCGTCGTGGCTGATCCAGGTCTTCGGCCGGGAGGACCGGACGACGACGGCGGACCAGGACCCATCGGGGGGCCGGGGAGAGAGCGCGGAACGGCCTCCGGAGGGCTGA
- a CDS encoding HIT family protein has protein sequence MLHSMTSEPEQQIGVGSPDAFQRLWTPHRMAYIQGENKPTSPDAGEGCPFCSIPLKSDEDGLVIARGESVYAVLNLYPYNGGHLLVVPFRHVADYTELDDAETAELALFTKQAMTALRTASGAHGFNIGMNQGTVAGAGIAAHLHQHVVPRWGGDANFMPVIARTRVLPQLLADTRVMLADAWPKGDA, from the coding sequence ATGCTGCACAGCATGACGAGTGAGCCGGAGCAGCAGATCGGAGTGGGCAGCCCGGACGCGTTCCAGCGCCTGTGGACGCCCCACCGGATGGCCTACATCCAGGGCGAGAACAAGCCCACCAGCCCGGACGCCGGCGAGGGCTGTCCCTTCTGCTCCATCCCGCTCAAGTCGGACGAGGACGGGCTCGTCATCGCCCGCGGTGAGTCGGTCTACGCGGTGCTGAACCTGTATCCGTACAACGGCGGCCATCTCCTGGTCGTACCGTTCCGGCACGTCGCCGACTACACGGAGCTCGACGACGCCGAGACCGCCGAACTGGCCCTCTTCACCAAGCAGGCGATGACCGCGCTGCGTACGGCCTCCGGGGCGCACGGCTTCAACATCGGTATGAACCAGGGCACCGTGGCCGGCGCCGGCATCGCCGCCCATCTGCACCAGCACGTCGTGCCACGCTGGGGCGGCGACGCCAACTTCATGCCGGTCATCGCCCGTACCCGGGTGCTGCCCCAACTCCTCGCCGACACCCGGGTGATGCTCGCCGACGCATGGCCGAAGGGCGACGCGTAG